A genome region from Arthrobacter sp. SLBN-100 includes the following:
- a CDS encoding DUF3159 domain-containing protein, with translation MTVPSPSPSNGPGQDGQPGGPAGKAPEGQEAVDGQAPSPMAGFAAEYAAKAGLHRTHDGRVDVLRSAGGVQGIAESILPGLMFLVAYTVSQDLTVSLVAALAAAAVFTVVRLVQRRPLTQALAGVVGVGISAWLANTTGKAENFYLPGFFTNAAYIVAMVISILVKWPVAGLLFGFIRNEGLDWRKDPARLKAYRLGTWVIVAVLVLRLVVQVPLYLLGPEGLAALATTRLIMSAPLYILGVWVAWLITRPAPAGVDAEDGAAARDATAGD, from the coding sequence ATGACCGTGCCCAGTCCCAGCCCCTCCAACGGTCCCGGACAGGACGGGCAGCCGGGCGGCCCTGCCGGGAAGGCGCCCGAGGGGCAGGAAGCGGTTGACGGACAAGCACCGTCGCCGATGGCAGGCTTTGCCGCAGAATACGCCGCCAAGGCAGGGCTGCACCGGACGCATGACGGGCGCGTGGACGTGCTGCGCAGCGCCGGCGGAGTCCAAGGCATTGCCGAAAGCATCCTGCCCGGCCTGATGTTCCTCGTGGCGTACACCGTCAGCCAGGACCTCACGGTTTCCCTCGTAGCCGCCTTGGCGGCCGCCGCGGTGTTCACCGTGGTCCGGCTGGTGCAGCGGCGTCCCCTGACGCAAGCATTGGCCGGTGTGGTGGGCGTGGGCATTTCAGCCTGGCTCGCCAACACCACGGGCAAGGCTGAGAACTTCTACCTGCCGGGCTTTTTCACCAACGCGGCCTACATCGTGGCGATGGTGATCTCGATCCTGGTCAAGTGGCCGGTGGCCGGGCTGCTCTTCGGGTTCATCCGCAACGAGGGCCTGGACTGGCGCAAGGACCCCGCCCGGCTTAAGGCCTACCGGCTTGGCACGTGGGTCATCGTTGCCGTCCTGGTGCTCCGGCTTGTGGTGCAGGTCCCGCTCTATCTCCTGGGGCCGGAAGGGCTGGCCGCCCTCGCCACCACCAGGCTCATCATGAGCGCTCCGCTGTACATTTTGGGCGTCTGGGTCGCCTGGCTGATCACGAGGCCGGCCCCGGCAGGCGTCGACGCGGAGGACGGCGCAGCCGCACGGGACGCAACAGCGGGGGATTAG
- a CDS encoding HNH endonuclease signature motif containing protein, with protein MEKNPVVVHAEEAVEAAVAAFMAALAGSDSGGSGASAAVGSDAVGFDDDPLQRVTDGALEVLAGVARSEAKLAAVKAEAVAVFAAATAVLNGPVSSPQEATAQDRSLVAEVGCVLAIGDRAAGALLVESHALTTSLPRCLAALQAGTISWAHARTMVEQTASLDRAAAAIMEAHFLDPDAPDAARGCPVGEMPAYRFKAKARGWRERHHPESLEKRHAKSAADRRVEFWPDSDGMAWVAGYLPADQASAIRNRLTAIARGMQGPNETRTMPELCADIFSDGLLNSGAGINPGNSSGGNGDGGGIGGENSTGNAGSTANGGHNSTGNGAANSTGNGEANSSGGGEGTAPGPSSSGIRAQVLVTVPVFSLMGLTEEPAVLDGFGPIPASMARDLVANGAGSFYRVLVDPRDGAPLEIGRTSYRVGKAMRNWLRLRDSKCPFPGCNNSSLDNEADHILAWHKGGTTGVSNLGQPCPKHHKLRHTSSWKPTPATKNEPPGWTSPTGRHYKSEHQDWEPPHWPEQLKPEWLVDGCTVGGAVAGGSIKGAQTGEFLKEAVPGSAMPVVYPSDLDGADLYPEGQGIPEPALSQQIISWLDEADDAVRFLDPPDVDLPEDPGVPENELPQDPFGEFYLMLELEHLRRQMPF; from the coding sequence ATGGAAAAGAACCCGGTGGTGGTGCATGCGGAGGAAGCGGTTGAGGCTGCTGTCGCTGCGTTTATGGCTGCCCTGGCCGGCAGTGACTCTGGCGGTTCCGGTGCCAGTGCAGCAGTCGGGTCAGACGCTGTGGGGTTTGATGATGATCCTTTGCAGCGGGTTACTGACGGGGCGTTGGAAGTCCTGGCCGGGGTGGCGAGGTCGGAAGCGAAGCTGGCGGCGGTGAAGGCGGAGGCCGTGGCGGTGTTTGCCGCGGCCACGGCGGTTCTGAATGGTCCGGTTTCGTCGCCGCAGGAGGCTACGGCGCAGGACCGGTCCCTGGTGGCCGAGGTAGGGTGTGTGCTGGCGATCGGTGACCGGGCTGCGGGGGCGTTGCTGGTTGAATCGCATGCTTTGACCACGTCTTTGCCGCGGTGCCTGGCGGCCCTGCAGGCCGGGACGATCTCCTGGGCGCATGCCCGGACCATGGTGGAGCAGACTGCGAGCCTTGACCGCGCGGCAGCCGCCATCATGGAGGCGCATTTCCTGGACCCGGACGCGCCTGACGCGGCCCGCGGGTGCCCGGTGGGGGAGATGCCGGCATACCGGTTCAAGGCCAAGGCCCGGGGGTGGCGGGAACGCCACCACCCTGAGAGCCTGGAGAAACGCCATGCCAAGAGTGCGGCGGACCGGCGGGTCGAGTTCTGGCCGGACAGTGACGGGATGGCCTGGGTCGCCGGGTACCTGCCCGCGGACCAGGCCTCCGCGATTCGCAACCGACTCACGGCTATCGCCCGGGGGATGCAGGGCCCGAACGAAACCCGCACCATGCCGGAGTTGTGCGCTGACATCTTCTCCGACGGACTCCTGAACAGCGGGGCCGGTATCAACCCTGGAAACAGTTCCGGTGGTAACGGCGACGGCGGCGGTATTGGCGGCGAAAACAGTACCGGCAACGCAGGCAGTACCGCGAATGGCGGCCACAATAGTACGGGCAACGGCGCGGCAAACAGTACCGGCAACGGCGAGGCGAACAGTTCCGGTGGCGGGGAGGGAACAGCGCCCGGCCCGTCCTCGTCGGGGATTCGGGCGCAGGTGCTGGTCACCGTGCCCGTGTTCTCTCTGATGGGTTTGACGGAGGAGCCGGCGGTGCTGGACGGGTTCGGGCCGATCCCGGCTTCGATGGCACGGGACCTCGTCGCGAATGGGGCCGGTTCGTTTTACCGGGTGCTGGTGGATCCGCGGGACGGGGCGCCGCTGGAAATTGGCAGAACCAGCTACCGGGTGGGCAAAGCGATGCGGAACTGGCTCAGGTTGCGGGACAGCAAATGCCCGTTCCCTGGCTGCAACAACAGCTCCCTGGACAACGAAGCAGACCACATCCTCGCCTGGCATAAGGGCGGCACCACCGGGGTATCGAACCTGGGACAGCCCTGCCCGAAACACCACAAACTCCGGCACACCAGCAGCTGGAAACCCACCCCGGCCACTAAAAACGAACCACCAGGCTGGACCTCACCCACCGGCCGGCACTACAAAAGCGAACACCAGGACTGGGAACCACCCCACTGGCCCGAACAGCTGAAACCGGAATGGTTGGTAGACGGATGCACGGTTGGCGGTGCGGTGGCAGGCGGTTCGATAAAGGGCGCGCAAACGGGTGAATTTCTGAAAGAAGCCGTGCCCGGCTCAGCTATGCCCGTCGTGTACCCATCAGATCTGGACGGAGCAGACCTATACCCGGAGGGGCAAGGTATTCCTGAACCAGCCCTGTCCCAACAGATCATTAGCTGGCTCGATGAAGCTGACGACGCCGTGCGCTTCTTGGATCCGCCCGACGTTGACCTCCCCGAGGACCCCGGCGTTCCAGAAAACGAACTGCCGCAAGACCCGTTCGGAGAGTTCTATTTGATGCTGGAGCTGGAGCACCTCCGGCGGCAAATGCCCTTCTAA
- the dut gene encoding dUTP diphosphatase, with protein MTEHPAAVDTFPDEASGFAPPAALGAPTLQVQLKMLDPEIEAPSYAHPGDAGADLRAREDVVLQPGERKLVPTGVAIALPDGFVALIHPRSGLATKHGLTIVNAPGTVDAGYRGEIAVTLLNTDATQSIELRRGDRIAQMVIQRVEYAQFIPVNELSGSVRGTGGFGSTGGFNVPRA; from the coding sequence GTGACTGAACATCCCGCCGCAGTAGATACGTTCCCTGACGAAGCCTCCGGCTTTGCGCCGCCCGCCGCCCTGGGTGCCCCCACGCTGCAGGTCCAGCTGAAGATGCTCGACCCGGAGATAGAGGCGCCGTCCTACGCCCACCCGGGCGACGCGGGCGCGGACCTTCGTGCACGCGAGGATGTTGTCCTGCAGCCGGGGGAGCGGAAGCTGGTCCCCACCGGAGTGGCCATCGCCCTCCCCGACGGCTTCGTTGCCCTGATTCACCCACGCTCGGGCCTGGCCACCAAACACGGCCTCACCATCGTGAACGCCCCCGGAACCGTGGACGCGGGCTACCGAGGCGAAATCGCCGTCACCCTGCTGAACACTGATGCGACGCAAAGCATCGAGCTGCGCCGCGGCGATAGAATTGCGCAGATGGTCATTCAGCGTGTTGAGTACGCGCAGTTCATCCCCGTCAACGAATTGAGCGGATCCGTACGTGGCACAGGAGGATTCGGTTCCACCGGCGGCTTCAACGTGCCCCGGGCTTGA
- a CDS encoding potassium channel family protein codes for MKVVIVGAGSVGSSIARELLAHKHEILLIDLKPEVIGRSGLRGAHWLVGDACELSTLQGAKVEDADVVVSATGDDKVNLVVSLLAKTEFGVGRTVGRVNNPKNDWMFNDSWGVDVAVNTPQLMTALVEEAVEIGDLVRLLTLQTGVSSLVEFTVPHDSHVIGSTVGDIVWPEDSTLVAILRDHAPITPSRDDVIDGGDELFFVTTIAAEDELRALLSPDSPEASRPRADDGTAHADQQGPEDDGFDG; via the coding sequence GTGAAAGTTGTGATTGTCGGTGCCGGCAGTGTGGGTTCGTCCATCGCCCGGGAACTCCTGGCACACAAACACGAAATCCTGCTGATCGACCTCAAGCCTGAGGTTATTGGGCGCAGCGGACTCCGCGGCGCGCACTGGCTCGTCGGCGACGCCTGCGAACTGAGCACGCTGCAGGGCGCCAAGGTGGAGGACGCCGACGTGGTGGTCTCAGCCACCGGCGACGACAAGGTCAACCTGGTGGTATCCCTGCTGGCAAAGACCGAATTCGGCGTTGGCCGCACCGTGGGCCGGGTGAACAATCCAAAGAACGACTGGATGTTCAACGATTCATGGGGCGTGGACGTCGCTGTCAACACTCCCCAGCTGATGACCGCGCTGGTGGAGGAAGCTGTGGAGATTGGCGACCTGGTCCGGCTGCTCACCCTCCAGACCGGTGTGTCCTCACTGGTGGAGTTCACCGTCCCCCACGATTCGCACGTCATCGGCAGTACCGTTGGCGACATTGTATGGCCGGAGGACTCCACCCTGGTGGCCATCCTGCGCGACCATGCGCCAATTACGCCAAGCCGTGACGACGTGATTGACGGCGGCGACGAACTGTTCTTCGTCACGACCATTGCCGCGGAGGACGAGCTGCGCGCCCTGCTCTCCCCTGATTCCCCGGAAGCATCACGGCCCAGGGCTGACGATGGAACCGCCCACGCGGACCAGCAGGGCCCGGAGGACGACGGGTTCGACGGCTAA
- a CDS encoding thymidine kinase, translated as MAELVFFSGTMDCGKSTLALQMDHNHRARGRGGVRFSRNDRAGESRISSRLGLQTDAVEVMDGTDFWEEVMLRRTKGQRIDYLICDEAQFYTPEQVEQLAKVVDEIDVDVFAFGITADFRTRLFPGSQRLVELADRVQVLQVEALCWCGRRATHNARTVDGVMVTEGAQVVVGDVDMAMDAAAGTPAVDHGPVVGYETLCRRHYMRRVTAHGATLMGHQDPLLPFEVDACLWQGSGGTSASGS; from the coding sequence GTGGCTGAACTCGTGTTTTTCTCCGGCACCATGGACTGCGGAAAGTCCACCCTTGCCCTGCAGATGGATCACAACCACCGGGCCAGGGGACGCGGTGGCGTCCGATTCAGCCGGAACGACCGTGCAGGGGAATCACGTATCTCCAGCCGCCTTGGCCTGCAGACCGATGCCGTGGAGGTGATGGACGGCACCGACTTCTGGGAGGAAGTCATGCTGCGCCGCACCAAAGGCCAGCGCATCGACTACCTGATTTGCGATGAAGCCCAGTTCTACACGCCGGAGCAGGTGGAACAGCTGGCGAAAGTGGTGGACGAGATCGATGTGGACGTCTTCGCGTTTGGCATCACTGCCGATTTCCGCACCCGTCTCTTTCCAGGTTCCCAGCGGCTCGTGGAACTGGCGGACCGGGTGCAGGTTCTGCAGGTGGAGGCCCTGTGCTGGTGCGGCCGGCGCGCCACGCACAATGCCAGAACGGTCGACGGCGTGATGGTCACCGAAGGCGCCCAGGTGGTGGTTGGCGACGTGGACATGGCCATGGACGCTGCCGCGGGAACGCCAGCGGTGGACCACGGCCCTGTTGTCGGGTACGAGACGCTGTGCCGCCGGCACTACATGCGGCGGGTCACCGCCCACGGCGCGACCTTGATGGGCCATCAGGACCCGCTGCTGCCGTTCGAGGTTGATGCCTGCCTGTGGCAGGGATCAGGCGGAACCAGCGCTTCAGGGAGTTAG
- a CDS encoding DUF4193 domain-containing protein — translation MATDYDAPRKSEEDLGEDSLEELKTRRTDKPVVVVDEDESDLAAGYELPGADLSGEELMVQVVPAQADEFTCSSCFLVRHRSQIAREKDGRLYCKECEG, via the coding sequence ATGGCCACCGATTACGATGCGCCGCGCAAGTCTGAAGAAGACCTCGGCGAGGACTCCCTCGAGGAGCTGAAGACCCGCCGCACGGACAAGCCGGTCGTGGTGGTGGACGAAGACGAAAGCGATCTGGCCGCCGGCTACGAACTCCCCGGCGCGGACCTTTCGGGTGAAGAGCTGATGGTGCAGGTGGTGCCTGCCCAGGCGGACGAATTCACGTGTTCTTCGTGCTTCCTGGTCCGGCACCGTTCCCAAATTGCCCGCGAGAAGGACGGCCGCCTCTATTGCAAGGAATGTGAGGGGTAA
- a CDS encoding potassium channel family protein: protein MAHFVIMGCGRVGATLAHTLEDAGHSVAIIDQDDRAFRRLRQGFTGRKVTGVGFDRDTLKQAGVAEAYAFAAVSSGDNSNILATRVARETFHVPHVVARIYDPGRAEIYQRLGIPTVAAVRWSADQVLRRILPEQHLAGDFREPSGRLVLAELDLDAGWIGHRISSIEKAAGVRVAYLTRFGEGLLPDAGTAYQDGDTVHAMLQVDRSAQVSQILAKAPAKEYQ from the coding sequence GTGGCGCATTTCGTGATCATGGGATGTGGCCGGGTGGGGGCCACACTGGCGCACACCCTTGAAGATGCCGGGCATTCCGTGGCCATCATTGACCAGGACGACCGCGCTTTCCGCAGGCTCCGCCAAGGCTTCACCGGCCGCAAAGTCACTGGGGTGGGCTTCGACCGGGACACTCTCAAGCAAGCCGGCGTTGCCGAGGCGTACGCCTTCGCCGCGGTATCCAGCGGTGACAATTCCAACATCCTCGCCACCCGCGTGGCCCGGGAGACCTTCCACGTGCCCCATGTTGTAGCCAGGATTTACGATCCCGGCCGGGCCGAAATCTACCAGCGCCTGGGAATCCCCACGGTGGCGGCGGTCCGCTGGAGCGCGGACCAGGTGCTGCGGCGGATCCTTCCGGAACAGCACCTGGCGGGTGACTTCCGGGAGCCTTCCGGACGCCTGGTGCTGGCCGAACTGGATCTCGACGCCGGCTGGATCGGCCACCGGATCAGCAGCATCGAAAAAGCTGCCGGCGTCCGCGTCGCTTACCTCACCCGGTTCGGCGAAGGATTGCTTCCCGATGCCGGAACCGCGTACCAGGACGGCGACACTGTGCACGCCATGCTGCAGGTCGACCGCAGCGCCCAGGTTTCCCAGATCCTCGCCAAAGCACCCGCCAAGGAGTACCAGTGA
- a CDS encoding DUF3093 domain-containing protein: MPESSSPPPVPEVPSTGAPVIYREKLWPNVWIWIISAGIAGAGILMFAPISMTAGYTAAAVLFAIIAILLVLSTPAIVVTDNSLTVGRATIERRFVGSVEAFRGEDATAERGTRLNGLAFLCIRGWIDPVVKIRITDPSDQTPYWLTSTRRPDKLTAALAGR, encoded by the coding sequence ATGCCCGAATCAAGCTCCCCTCCGCCCGTGCCCGAGGTTCCTTCCACCGGGGCGCCGGTGATCTACCGGGAGAAGCTGTGGCCCAATGTGTGGATCTGGATTATCTCTGCCGGTATAGCCGGGGCCGGCATCCTGATGTTCGCCCCCATCAGCATGACAGCGGGTTATACGGCCGCTGCGGTGCTCTTCGCAATCATCGCCATTCTCCTGGTCCTGTCCACGCCGGCCATCGTGGTGACTGATAATTCACTGACCGTTGGCCGCGCCACCATTGAGCGACGGTTTGTAGGCTCAGTGGAAGCGTTCCGGGGCGAGGACGCAACGGCAGAGCGCGGAACCCGCCTCAATGGCCTGGCGTTCCTTTGCATCCGGGGCTGGATAGACCCGGTGGTCAAGATCCGGATCACGGACCCGTCGGACCAGACGCCGTACTGGCTGACCTCCACCCGGCGCCCCGACAAGCTGACCGCAGCCCTGGCAGGCAGGTAA
- the sepH gene encoding septation protein SepH: MQDLRLVGVHDDGTHLLLSGAGGEMFQLPIDEALRTASRPAPRPAAERPAIPLSPRDIQARIRAGATAADVAELSGLPLAKVERYEGPVLAEREYVAQQARKVEVASPSPGHDIYRSAFGDSPATLADMVAHRLSAHGIDPSSVEWDSWRRQDGAWTVSASFEANTGGKAGIGEEPPALWTFSPTRKSLQNANRWAQQLSELEPLDGPVPARRLSAVSDRPFDFETDADSVRTSPGGEGQPDSKDPDGLLDMLRSRRGQRLGVDEDSDDALALLLTHGVPAAHPRPSEVLPEAEEHPDESQEDPPETPAAQGSSFTRRRDARPSMLSRLSLIPPHREAMEDALKLHDGVSTETREITIVASPQRPSSGAQGGTQATGHGDAGSRDAGSRDAGSSDVRSGDSGGSAGGSGNLSSGAILNELLGNNPRRPAPRTDDSSPATGQLPETGAPERQPGRPKRSSVPSWDEIVFGTRSE; this comes from the coding sequence ATGCAGGATCTACGGCTTGTAGGCGTACACGACGACGGGACGCATCTCCTGTTGAGCGGGGCCGGCGGCGAGATGTTCCAGCTGCCGATCGACGAAGCGCTGAGGACCGCGAGCAGGCCTGCGCCCAGGCCTGCTGCTGAGCGGCCCGCCATTCCCCTGTCCCCGAGGGACATCCAGGCCCGGATCCGGGCCGGGGCGACGGCCGCAGATGTGGCCGAGCTGTCCGGCCTGCCGCTGGCCAAGGTGGAACGCTATGAGGGACCCGTCCTGGCGGAACGCGAGTACGTGGCCCAGCAGGCCCGGAAAGTGGAAGTCGCTTCGCCATCGCCGGGCCACGACATCTACCGGTCGGCGTTCGGCGATAGTCCCGCCACCTTGGCTGACATGGTGGCACACAGGCTTTCTGCCCACGGCATTGATCCCTCCTCCGTTGAATGGGACTCCTGGCGGCGCCAGGATGGTGCATGGACGGTATCGGCCAGCTTCGAGGCAAACACCGGCGGAAAAGCCGGCATCGGTGAAGAACCACCGGCACTCTGGACCTTCAGCCCAACCCGAAAGTCGCTGCAGAATGCCAACCGCTGGGCCCAGCAGCTCAGCGAGCTCGAGCCCCTGGACGGCCCGGTCCCCGCACGAAGGCTCTCTGCAGTCTCCGACCGCCCCTTCGATTTTGAAACCGACGCCGACTCCGTCCGGACGTCACCAGGCGGCGAGGGCCAGCCCGATAGCAAGGACCCGGACGGGCTCCTTGACATGCTGCGCTCCCGCCGGGGCCAGCGACTGGGCGTGGACGAGGACTCTGACGACGCCCTGGCGCTGCTGCTGACCCATGGTGTCCCCGCCGCCCACCCGAGGCCCTCCGAGGTACTGCCCGAGGCGGAGGAGCACCCGGACGAGTCACAGGAGGACCCTCCCGAAACTCCGGCCGCCCAAGGCAGCTCCTTCACCCGGCGACGGGACGCCAGGCCTTCCATGTTGTCGCGGCTCAGCCTCATACCTCCGCACCGGGAGGCGATGGAGGATGCCTTGAAGCTGCACGACGGCGTGAGCACCGAAACCCGTGAGATCACTATTGTCGCGTCGCCCCAGCGGCCCTCCAGCGGTGCCCAGGGAGGCACCCAAGCAACCGGCCATGGGGACGCGGGCAGCCGTGACGCCGGCAGCCGTGACGCGGGCAGCAGTGACGTGCGCAGCGGTGACTCTGGCGGAAGCGCCGGGGGCAGCGGCAATCTTTCCAGTGGCGCAATCCTGAACGAGTTGCTGGGCAACAACCCGCGGCGTCCGGCTCCACGGACCGACGACAGCTCTCCCGCTACCGGCCAGCTTCCCGAAACGGGTGCGCCCGAGCGGCAGCCGGGCCGGCCCAAGCGTTCCAGCGTTCCTTCCTGGGACGAGATTGTGTTCGGCACCCGCAGCGAGTAG
- a CDS encoding APC family permease, with product MLTIFNAVKRVLVGRPFRNDRMAHTLLPKKIALPVFASDALSSVAYAPDEILLTLALAGVSAVAFSPWVGLAVMVVLLTVVASYRQNVHAYPSGGGDYEIAGENLGKYAGLTVASALLVDYVLTVAVSMSSAATYLTTAVPSLHGQQATIATIGVVILALVNLRGIKEAGSVFAVPTYIFMASIIGMTAVGIFQAATGQLGEAPSAAFTIVPTAGFEEGLVGLAGAFLLLRAFSSGAAALTGVEAISNGVPNFKVPKSKNAATTLLLLGVIGAAMLAGIIYLANATKVHIVLDPATEFLLNGNPLPEGYIQNPAISQIAQTIFGAGSIPFYIVVAATGVILVFASNTAFNGFPVLGSILAQDGYLPRQLRTRGDRLAFSNGVLALAAGALVLIIAFNADVTKLIQLYIVGVFISFTASQLGMIRHWGRELKLAKDKAVRRRMAKSRAINTVGFGMTALVLVIVLVTKFEQGAWIALLAMFVLFLIMWSIRAHYDNVARELAVDADSSPRALPTRVHAVLLVSHVRKPVLRALAYARASRPSRLDAITVDIDSEETAQTVADWEKLDIPVPLTVLASPYRETVTPIMEYVKQMRRDSPRDLVVVYIPEYVVGKWWEQLVHNQTALRIKTRLHFEPGVMVASVPWQLKSSEEAKNLQDVQ from the coding sequence GTGCTGACAATATTCAATGCGGTCAAGCGCGTGCTGGTGGGCAGGCCATTCCGGAATGACCGGATGGCCCATACGCTGCTTCCGAAAAAGATCGCACTTCCGGTTTTCGCGTCGGACGCGCTGTCCTCGGTAGCGTACGCGCCGGACGAAATTTTGCTGACACTGGCCCTGGCCGGGGTCAGTGCCGTGGCCTTCTCGCCGTGGGTGGGCCTGGCCGTGATGGTGGTGCTGCTGACCGTGGTGGCCTCCTACCGGCAGAACGTCCACGCGTACCCTTCCGGGGGCGGCGACTACGAGATCGCGGGCGAGAACCTGGGCAAGTACGCCGGCCTCACTGTGGCGTCGGCCCTGCTGGTGGACTATGTCCTGACCGTTGCAGTCTCGATGTCCTCGGCAGCGACGTACCTGACGACGGCCGTCCCGTCACTGCACGGCCAGCAGGCCACGATCGCCACCATCGGCGTTGTTATCCTCGCCCTGGTCAACCTGCGCGGCATCAAGGAAGCCGGCAGCGTGTTCGCGGTACCAACCTATATTTTCATGGCCTCCATTATCGGTATGACAGCTGTCGGCATCTTCCAGGCCGCCACCGGGCAGCTGGGAGAGGCCCCCTCCGCTGCCTTCACCATCGTCCCGACGGCGGGTTTCGAGGAAGGCCTGGTGGGCCTGGCGGGGGCCTTCCTCTTGCTGCGGGCCTTCTCCTCCGGGGCCGCGGCGCTCACCGGGGTGGAGGCCATCAGCAACGGCGTCCCGAATTTCAAAGTCCCCAAAAGCAAAAACGCTGCCACCACGCTGCTGCTCCTGGGCGTGATCGGCGCAGCGATGCTGGCGGGCATCATCTACCTGGCCAACGCCACCAAGGTCCATATTGTGCTGGACCCGGCCACAGAGTTCCTCCTCAACGGCAACCCGTTGCCCGAGGGCTACATCCAGAATCCGGCCATCAGCCAGATCGCCCAGACCATATTCGGAGCCGGCTCGATCCCGTTCTACATCGTGGTGGCCGCCACCGGCGTCATCCTGGTCTTTGCTTCGAATACTGCCTTCAACGGCTTCCCGGTCCTGGGCTCCATCCTCGCCCAGGACGGCTACCTTCCCCGCCAGCTCCGCACCAGGGGCGACAGGCTCGCCTTCAGCAACGGCGTCCTGGCCCTCGCTGCCGGCGCCCTGGTGCTGATCATCGCGTTCAACGCCGATGTCACGAAACTCATCCAGCTCTACATCGTGGGCGTCTTCATCTCCTTCACTGCCAGCCAGCTGGGCATGATCCGGCACTGGGGCAGGGAACTGAAACTGGCCAAGGACAAGGCAGTGCGGCGCCGGATGGCGAAGTCCCGCGCCATCAACACCGTAGGTTTCGGCATGACCGCCCTGGTGCTGGTCATCGTCCTGGTCACCAAATTCGAGCAGGGCGCCTGGATTGCGCTGCTGGCCATGTTCGTCCTCTTCCTGATCATGTGGAGCATCCGGGCGCACTACGACAATGTGGCCCGGGAACTGGCAGTGGACGCGGACTCCTCACCGCGTGCCCTACCCACCCGCGTCCACGCCGTCCTGCTGGTGTCCCACGTACGCAAGCCCGTCCTCCGGGCCCTGGCCTACGCCCGGGCTTCCCGGCCCTCGCGCCTGGATGCCATCACCGTGGACATCGACTCCGAAGAAACGGCACAGACGGTGGCCGACTGGGAAAAGCTGGACATTCCGGTGCCGCTGACGGTGCTGGCGAGCCCCTACCGTGAGACGGTCACACCCATCATGGAGTACGTCAAGCAGATGCGGCGGGATTCACCGCGCGACCTGGTGGTGGTGTACATCCCCGAGTACGTGGTGGGTAAGTGGTGGGAGCAGCTGGTCCACAATCAGACCGCACTGCGCATCAAGACCCGGCTGCACTTCGAACCCGGCGTCATGGTGGCCAGCGTTCCCTGGCAACTCAAATCATCCGAAGAAGCGAAGAACCTGCAGGACGTCCAATGA
- a CDS encoding DUF3710 domain-containing protein produces MVFGLGRKAKKEQAAEPDELLPAAETAEEAKDSSGNRSNGPFDESEISSRDGYVDLGALLITPSEGLQLRLEVEEATQRVVAVTMDLNGSSLQLQAFAAPKSEGLWDEIREQIGQSVGGQGGQVEEIEGPFGTELVAKLPAGLPDGSQGYRVARFVGVDGPRWFLRGVLGGAAALERPAAEPLEALFRQVVVIRGDNPMPPRDLLQLRLPKDATPTPPPGAPSLQEPERGPEITQIG; encoded by the coding sequence ATGGTCTTTGGGCTCGGCAGGAAAGCCAAAAAGGAACAAGCAGCCGAACCGGACGAACTGTTGCCTGCCGCGGAGACCGCGGAGGAGGCGAAGGACAGTTCCGGAAACCGCTCGAACGGCCCTTTCGATGAATCCGAAATCAGCAGCCGTGATGGCTACGTTGACCTGGGTGCACTCCTGATTACTCCCAGCGAGGGGCTCCAGCTCCGGCTGGAGGTGGAAGAAGCCACGCAGCGCGTCGTCGCGGTGACCATGGACCTGAACGGCTCCAGCCTCCAGCTGCAGGCCTTTGCGGCCCCCAAGAGCGAGGGACTCTGGGACGAGATCCGGGAGCAGATCGGCCAGTCCGTGGGCGGCCAGGGCGGCCAGGTGGAGGAGATCGAAGGGCCCTTCGGAACCGAGCTCGTGGCGAAACTTCCTGCAGGCCTGCCGGACGGGAGCCAGGGCTACCGGGTGGCGCGCTTCGTTGGAGTGGACGGCCCCCGCTGGTTCCTGCGCGGCGTCCTGGGCGGTGCCGCAGCGCTCGAACGGCCCGCCGCCGAACCTCTCGAAGCACTGTTCCGGCAGGTGGTGGTGATCCGGGGAGACAACCCCATGCCGCCGCGCGACCTGCTGCAGCTGCGCCTGCCCAAGGACGCCACGCCCACGCCGCCGCCCGGCGCACCCTCACTCCAGGAACCTGAACGTGGTCCTGAAATCACCCAGATTGGCTGA